GGGCAGTACACAGGGCACCACTCAGCGGCCTGGGCTCCCTGGCCCTTCCTTGCCTCACCACCTGCACCACCCAGTCCCTCTGGCTGGCAGGAAGCCTCCAGCattccccctgcccctcccagggtctGTGAGGAAAGGGGCCCTCTCTAGGCTGTGGCCATCTCAGCCTCTAGCCAGGCCCACAGGGCAGGGCGGGGTCTCCCCGAGCTGCCTGGGGGGACTGGAGATGCCAGCCTAAAGCATGGGCACATCTGtgggctccccccacccccacattacCACCAGCAGCCCATACTGCCTGACCCAGCAAGAGCAAAAGGCCTCTGTCCTACCAGCACCGCCCATCCTCCACCCCAACTTCTAGGTCTATGCCTCTGTTTCTCCAGCTGTCAGGAAAGCTCTTACCAAGAGGCCCAGGCTCTGTGGGCTCCGTCTCTGCATTTCCTGGTTCTGGTGTtgagagagaggcaggaagggaTCACTGGGCGGGGTCTATTCAGGGTAGGGGGGTCACCTCTCCCAGCTCTGGCACAGAACCCCCACTCCCAGGGTTGACAGGGAGTTGAAGGGAATGGGAGCAGGGCCTGTGGCCtacctggggtgggggctgggataACTTCCTGTTGGACTTGCTGCTGGGACTGGAACTGGAACTGTTCCTCGGGTGGCCGAGGAGTCACCTCTGCAAAAAGGGATGATAAGGGGGTCTGCTCCCTCTTTTCCCTCCCAGAGTCCCCATGGGCTCCTCCACCCCAGCTGCCCACCCATCCTATCCTGTCCCCAGCCCTTTACCTTGATAATCATAGTAGTCTGGGTTGTCTGAAAACAAAGATGAGTGTGGAATTGGTGGGGGTCAGGCTAGCCCCTAAGCTCCTAGCCCCAGGTGCAAACGAGGTCACAAACCTCAACTGAGCCAGGCACCAACCCCTGGGGTTCCCATCATCCTACCCAACCTGGTCCCTGGCTGAGCCATGCACATCTGGGGAGCCAGGCCTTGATGACATGGCAGGGCTGGGGGACACCTGGGAGTGGCATGGCCCTTACCGATCTGGTCACTGTAGTGGGTGTACTGGACGTGGTCAGGGAACGGAGGCAGTGGGTCCAGGTCATATTGGCCCTGAGCCAGCAGGCCTGCTGTGGGGAGAAAAAGCATGTGGGGGTGTCCTGCAGGGAAGGACATCAGGGGCCCGAGGTGTTTCTGGGGAGGTTAGGTAGAGGCACAGGGGCAGGCCTGTAAAAGCCGAGGACCCCATAACCATATTTAGATTCACAGGATCAAACTCCTTCCTCGACCATAAAGGCCCTTACACACCCTATCTCGTGTCACCTCCCTGCCTTACCCTGTCCCTCTCCCCCGCTGGCCTCCTAGATGTTCCTGGGACTCAACGTGCTCCtgctgtctcagggcctttgcacttgacTCTCCCCAAGCATGTGATACCTACTCGGCTTCTCCTCCTTCAGGTCTCGCCTGCAATTTCAGCTCTGCCATGAAGTGGTCACTAGCCTGCCGCGCTCCTGTTTATTTCCATCACAGCGCTCACACAATCTGAAGTTTGGCATGTCTACTTTAATATCTGCCGCCCTTCCCTAGACTGGCAGCATGGCGAGGGCAGAGATTTGTCTGCCTAGTTCATTGCAGCATCTCCAAGGCctacccagtgcctggcacatagttggaGCTCAACACATATCTGTTGAGTTAATGAACTAATGAATGAGTACTAGATCTGGCAGGGCCTTTGTGATCCCTACTGATATCTCTTCACTTGACTAACAGGGACGCCTTCAAGGTCAAGATTGTGTAGGGTGGTGGGGCCCCAAATGACTctagaacccaggtctctggCCTACCTGCCTTGGGTGCCCCCTACTCCTGCACATGGGCTCTCAGGAGGGGCAATAAGTAAGAGGAAAAGCATGGAATCCTGGTGCCTGGCATGAGCACACCCTCCAGCATCCTGTCTGCCTGCTGCCGTGGAAGGTTGGGGGAAGGGCCTAGGAGATGCCTTCAGACTCTGGTACAGTTGGCTGGTTTAGTCTGTGGTCCAGGCAGGCAGGAagccctgggagctggagagctGAGCTCTGGCCATAGGGCATGACAAAGGCTCACTGTGAGCTCCCTCCAGAAATTCCATTCCCACCCCACATAAGAGGGGCTACCCCTGCCCTGGGAGCCACTTACCAGGCAGGACTAGAATGAAGAGGTAGGCAGCTCTCATGGCCACAAAGTGAGGCAGGCTGGGATGGCGTTAGAGGacagctgggggaagaggagcgggagagctgcaccccaggccCATGAACCCAGGACTGCAGAGTCCACCTCTGGTCCCCTGAATTCAGCCTGGAGGAGGAGGCATTCAGAATAGAAGCCAGGCATGTGGAGGGCcaagggctgggggcagggactaCTTTGGAGGGACATCTGTAGTCCCTGCTAGCCCACTTGGGTTTTTAGGTTAACGGGGGACAAGGCCTCCAACCTGCCTAGGGctgatctttttttttgtggctggctgatacagggatctgaatgctcgatcttggtgttacaacactgcactctaaccaactgcactaaCTGGACAGTCCCCCTCCAGGGATGATCTTGACAAATGAACAgaccccaccctgccctgcttACTAAGGGGACATTTCTAATGCCCACTGCTTCCTGCCCGCCCTGACCATTCTCTCCTCACCTATACCATGCCAACCTCTTTGGCCCAGCACCTCTCCACATGTCCAATGCACTGACTATGTGAATCCTTGACCCCAGGCTCATCCTTGGgatcccagccctgcccagccagCATCACAGCCTGGACTCAGCAGCTCTGCCAAGCCCATCACCTGCTCCCAATTAGCCCCTGGGC
The sequence above is drawn from the Cynocephalus volans isolate mCynVol1 chromosome 8, mCynVol1.pri, whole genome shotgun sequence genome and encodes:
- the MFAP2 gene encoding microfibrillar-associated protein 2 isoform X1; amino-acid sequence: MRAAYLFILVLPAGLLAQGQYDLDPLPPFPDHVQYTHYSDQIDNPDYYDYQEVTPRPPEEQFQFQSQQQVQQEVIPAPTPEPGNAETEPTEPGPLDCREEQYPCTRLYSIHKPCKQCLNEVCFYSLRRVYVVNKEICVRTVCAHEELLRADLCRDKFSKCGVMASSGLCQSVAASCARSCGGC
- the MFAP2 gene encoding microfibrillar-associated protein 2 isoform X2; protein product: MRAAYLFILVLPGLLAQGQYDLDPLPPFPDHVQYTHYSDQIDNPDYYDYQEVTPRPPEEQFQFQSQQQVQQEVIPAPTPEPGNAETEPTEPGPLDCREEQYPCTRLYSIHKPCKQCLNEVCFYSLRRVYVVNKEICVRTVCAHEELLRADLCRDKFSKCGVMASSGLCQSVAASCARSCGGC